The following are encoded in a window of Lates calcarifer isolate ASB-BC8 linkage group LG20, TLL_Latcal_v3, whole genome shotgun sequence genomic DNA:
- the LOC108893209 gene encoding cytokine receptor common subunit gamma encodes MPTRLFLLLFLIGHVFAKEPPDVECVVVHQEHVKCSWNKQGTPQVNYTFYSWFHHDKEISNCTTYMSESSTNIGCIQPYNNNKRFTTFYTRLVHGNKTLHQRHELKNRVLLYPPTSVTVQNGSDFNLWFYWNQSFTNCVESEVRYRINNKKWMTSQIGTGDQNFCINLPSSTAQYELQVRSRLANNCGQSELWSDWSEPAVWGYNNTTVINHPDVSVFKWTPFLYAVGIVTLLLLVIMLLHHERIRIIPIPVVPKPSPVLYDIEDWLRFSKGLKGNFKANYNEHACPVREYCYVSQSDSESSDGSTLSVTTDQTDCSVSIPVSDSDNLFTPCSSSTSDVLVSPQDEEQVSA; translated from the exons ATGTGGAGTGTGTGGTGGTACATCAGGAACATGTGAAGTGTTCCTGGAATAAGCAGGGGACTCCACAGGTCAACTACACCTTCTATAGCTG GTTCCACCATGACAAAGAAATCAGTAACTGCACCACCTATATGTCAGAGAGCAGCACTAACATTGGATGTATCCAGCcctataacaacaacaaaagattCACCACATTTTACACTAGACTGGTGCATGGAAACAAGACTCTTCATCAGAGGCATGAACTGAAAAACAGAG TCTTGTTGTATCCACCAACCAGCGTGACTGTCCAAAATGGATCTGACTTTAACCTGTGGTTTTACTGGAACCAAAGTTTTACAAACTGTGTGGAGAGTGAGGTTCGCTACAGGATCAACAATAAAAAGTGGATG ACTTCTCAAATTGGAACTGGGGATCAGAATTTCTGCATCAACTTGCCCTCCAGCACTGCCCAATATGAGCTGCAAGTGCGAAGTAGACTGGCAAACAACTGTGGACAGTCTGAATTATGGAGTGACTGGAGTGAGCCTGCGGTCTGGGGATACAACAACACCACAG TTATCAATCATCCAGACGTGTCAGTGTTTAAGTGGACTCCATTTCTGTATGCAGTGGGTATTGTCACCCTCCTCCTACTGGTCATAATGTTGCTGCACCATGAAAG GATCAGAATCATCCCCATCCCTGTGGTGCCCAAGCCATCCCCGGTCCTTTACGACATTGAG GACTGGCTTCGATTCTCCAAAGGCCTGAAAGGAAATTTCAAGGCTAACTACAATGAGCACGCCTGCCCCGTCCGCGAATACTGCTATGTCTCCCAGTCTGACAGTGAGAGCTCTGACGGCTCCACCCTCTCCGTCACCACCGACCAAACCGACTGCTCTGTCTCCATTCCCGTGTCCGACTCAGACAACCTGTTtaccccctgctcctcctccacctctgatGTTCTTGTCTCGCCTCAGGACGAGGAGCAGGTCTCTGCTTAG
- the snx12 gene encoding sorting nexin-12 — translation MTESAVADTRRLNSKPQDLTDAYGPPSNFLEIDVYDPQIIGVGRSRYTTYEVRMRTNLPIFKLKDSCVRRRYSDFEWLKNELERDSKIVVPPLPGKALKRQLPFRGDEGLFEESFIEERRSGLEQFINRIAGHPLAQNERCLHMFLQEESIDRNYIPGKVRH, via the exons ATGACAGAGTCTGCGGTGGCCGACACTCGCCGGTTGAATTCCAAGCCCCAGGACCTGACGGATGCTTACGGCCCCCCAAGCAATTTTCTGGAAATAGACGTTTATGATCCACAAATCATTGGAGTTGGACGGAGCCGTTACACAACTTACGAAGTTCGCATGCGG ACAAACCTTCCCATTTTCAAACTGAAGGATTCCTGCGTGAGAAGAAGATACAGTGACTTTGAGTGGTTAAAGAATGAGCTGGAAAGAGACAGTAAG ATTGTAGTACCACCTTTGCCGGGCAAAGCCCTGAAGAGACAGTTGCCATTCCGCGGAGATGAGGGCCTTTTTGAGGAGTCCTTCATTGAGGAGCGGCGATCAGGCCTGGAGCAGTTCATCAACAG AATTGCAGGTCACCCCTTGGCCCAGAACGAGCGCTGTCTTCACATGTTTCTGC